A section of the Primulina eburnea isolate SZY01 chromosome 1, ASM2296580v1, whole genome shotgun sequence genome encodes:
- the LOC140810538 gene encoding low temperature-induced protein lt101.2 has product MGSATFIEVILAIFLPPLGVFLRFGCGVEFWICLLLTILGYIPGIIYALYVLVA; this is encoded by the exons ATGGGTTCTGCAACGTTCATCGAAGTCATTTTGGCCATATTTTTGCCACCTCTGGGTGTTTTCCTCAGATTTGGCTGTGGA GTGGAATTTTGGATATGCTTGTTGCTGACAATCTTGGGGTACATACCTGGGATTATATATGCCCTTTACGTGTTGGTTGCATAG
- the LOC140810531 gene encoding probable RNA-binding protein ARP1 → MTMMVGGNNNNNSGNVVDTTLTKVFVGGLAWETPKEAMRDHFHKYGEILEAVIISDKLTGRSKGYGFVTFKDAEAARKACEDAAPIINGRRANCNLAALGAKRPKSVTNAAVPAATNPPPPPLPPQQGPNIGSRVTVPFAQGNQVQWYYPSRAQAMASPFSHQAIPYYGYTPTYVATTDYNYNHKLGFHGGTYMNGHFPQVYPGQAMIGGNTYMPMYPLYHVQQSHTLGLPAHMFSHAAASPISTTIPPLMSKPTSIPHPNAVCLAVE, encoded by the exons ATGACGATGATGGTGGGTGGAAACAACAACAATAACAGCGGGAATGTCGTGGATACGACGTTGACTAAAGTTTTCGTCGGAGGGCTGGCGTGGGAGACTCCCAAGGAAGCCATGAGAGATCACTTCCACAAGTATGGGGAGATTCTTGAAGCTGTCATCATCTCCGACAAGCTCACCGGCAGATCCAAAGGCTATGGCTTC GTGACTTTTAAGGATGCGGAGGCGGCTAGGAAGGCCTGCGAAGACGCCGCGCCGATCATTAACGGGCGGCGAGCCAACTGCAATCTGGCTGCGCTCGGCGCCAAACGTCCCAAGTCTGTCACCAACGCCGCCGTCCCCGCTGCTACAAATCCTCCCCCTCCTCCTCTGCCGCCTCAACAAG GACCAAATATTGGATCGAGAGTGACGGTACCATTTGCACAAGGAAATCAGGTGCAATGGTACTATCCCTCAAGGGCCCAAGCCATGGCTTCGCCTTTTTCGCACCAAGCCATCCCTTACTATGGCTACACCCCGACCTACGTCGCAACCACCGACTATAACTACAATCAT AAATTGGGATTCCATGGTGGGACATACATGAATGGGCATTTCCCTCAAGTGTATCCAGGTCAGGCCATGATTGGTGGAAACACATATATGCCCATGTACCCTCTCTATCATGTCCAGCAATCACATACATTGGGCCTCCCGGCCCATATGTTTTCACATGCAGCAGCAAGCCCAATATCCACTACTATCCCACCTCTCATGTCCAAGCCCACATCTATTCCCCATCCTAATGCAG TTTGCTTGGCTGTAGAATAA
- the LOC140810548 gene encoding F-box/kelch-repeat protein At3g23880-like, which produces MVTQESNPFENLPQDLITEILWRLPVKSLLRFRCVSKSWLSLISSPEFETNYLEVSTTRRPRIVFGSATELYTCPLNGIFNELPHVEDALCDFTKENRYYKIQMVGSCNGLVCVVYTGHIFVWNPAIRKYRQLPSPRFSSREPCGFGYDASSDDYKVVQIVDKLNSTPYSRTYSLRNDSWKSLDWTHGRTSFGGSGVFLNGAIHWIVAYDDNGANVWAVVAQSLATGELIWTVALPLQSWAFLQVLGERLCACFRCGFLIEVWVMKEYGVEKSWSKMYCWDESMFMRKPLLVTEEGVITTKTRNRFMSFVFLKNWDHFYLEGRYVTATTYVESFVNPIKTW; this is translated from the coding sequence GCTCCCCGTGAAGTCTCTTCTCAGGTTCAGATGCGTTTCGAAATCTTGGCTTTCCCTCATCTCCAGCCCCGAATTCGAGACCAACTATCTCGAAGTTTCGACTACTCGCCGCCCAAGAATCGTGTTCGGCTCTGCTACTGAACTTTATACTTGCCCGCTTAACGGTATCTTTAATGAACTTCCTCATGTAGAAGATGCGCTGTGTGATTTCACTAAGGAAAACCGATATTATAAGATTCAGATGGTGGGTTCTTGTAACGGGTTGGTCTGTGTAGTTTATACAGGTCATATCTTCGTGTGGAATCCGGCGATAAGAAAGTATAGGCAACTACCTTCTCCGCGATTCAGTTCTCGGGAACCCTGCGGGTTCGGTTACGATGCATCTTCAGATGATTATAAAGTCGTGCAAATTGTTGATAAGCTAAATTCCACACCCTATTCCAGAACTTATAGCTTGAGAAACGATTCATGGAAGTCGTTGGATTGGACTCATGGTAGGACGTCGTTTGGTGGATCAGGTGTGTTTCTGAATGGGGCAATTCATTGGATAGTTGCTTACGACGATAATGGTGCGAATGTTTGGGCCGTGGTGGCGCAAAGCTTGGCAACGGGAGAATTAATCTGGACGGTGGCACTTCCGTTGCAAAGTTGGGCCTTTCTGCAAGTTTTGGGGGAGCGTTTGTGTGCGTGTTTCCGATGTGGTTTTCTGATCGAAGTTTGGGTGATGAAGGAGTATGGTGTGGAGAAATCTTGGAGCAAAATGTATTGCTGGGATGAATCCATGTTCATGAGGAAGCCTTTATTAGTCACGGAAGAAGGGGTTATTACGACCAAGACACGTAACAGATTTATGTCAttcgtatttttaaaaaattgggaCCACTTTTATTTAGAGGGTAGATATGTCACGGCTACGACCTATGTTGAGAGCTTTGTGAACCCTATTAAAACATGGTAG